The following nucleotide sequence is from Fibrobacter sp. UWB2.
GGTTACAACCAACGTTTCCGCGGCGTTGTTACCGAAGTTAATTTGCTGAAGAAAATTTGCCTCAAGATTGCAGTGAACGACGAATTCGTAAAGCCATGCATCGACGCCATCATCAAGGGCGCACGCACGGGAGAAATCGGCGATGGAAAGATTTTCGTCACGTCGCTTGAACAGTGCGTTCGCATCCGCACGGGCGAAACTGGCCCGGAGGCGATTGGTTAATTCGGAATCAGGAATTCAGAATTAGAAACTAAAATTTTCAAAAAGGATTTAACAAATGAACGAAGTAGCAACAGTCGCAACCGTCAACGACGCCATCTTTATGACGGAAAACATTTGGATCATGATCAGCGCCATGTTGGTGTTCATCATGGGTCTCGGATTTGCATGTGTCGAAGCAGGCCTCGTGCGTGCTAAGTGCTCTGCAAACGTCGCCTTCAAAAACATCGCCGTGCCGGCAATCGGTATCACGATGTACGCTCTGCTCGGCTTTGGCCTTATGTACCCGGGCACATTCAACGGAATTCTCGGTTTCGCAGGCTTCGGCATTGGCGACTGGGCAAATCCGGCAAACTTTACCGCCGCTTACAACGGACACTTCACCCTGTTCACGGACTGGCTCTTCCAGGCAATGTTTGCTGCAACCGCCGCAACGATTGTGTCTGGTGCCGTTGCTGAACGTGTGAAGCTCAACTCCTTCCTCGTCTTCACCATCGCCTACGTGGCTCTCGTCTACCCGGTTGTCGGTAGCTGGACATGGGGCGGCGGCTGGCTCTCCACCTTCGGTGCTCACGGTTTCCACGACCTCGCCGGTTCTACCCTCGTCCACTCTGTAGGTGGTTGGGCAGCTCTCGCTGGTGTGATGATTCTTGGACCGCGTATCGGTAAGTATGTCGGTGGCAAGGTTCACGCTATCCCGGCTCACAACATTCCGCTTGCAACAATCGGTGTGTTCATGCTCTGGTTCGGTTGGTGGGGATTCAACGCCGGTTCTGCTCTTAACGGCGACCCGAAGGCTACTAGCTGGATTCTCGTGACCACGAACCTCGCTGCTGTCGCAGGCATCATCACCGCAACGCTTACAAGCTGGATCGTTTCCAAGAAGCCGGACGCCACCATGGCCCTCAACGGATGCCTTGCTGGTCTCGTCGCTATCACCGCTGGTGCAGACGTCGTGTCCCCGCTTTCTTCCTGGATTATCGGTGCTATCGCTGGTGTGCTCGTTGTCGGTGCAGTCTTCATGTTCGATCGCTTGCACTTGGATGACCCGGTCGGTGCTCTCTCTGTCCACCTCGTCAACGGTGTCTGGGGTACGCTCGCTGTCGGTATCTTCGATATCACTGGTGACTACACGCTCGGTACTCAGGCTGTTGGCGTCCTCGCCTACGCTGTCCCGTGCTTCGCCGCCGCAAGCCTCATCTTCTTCGTCATCAAGAAGACCATGGGTCTCCGCGTGACTGAAAAGCAAGAAATGCGTGGCCTTGACCAAGCTGAACACGGTCAAGAAGCTTACAGCGGATTCCAAATCTTCAGCAACATGTAGTTGCGCTCCCGCTTAAAAAGGTATCTCTGTTGACTAAAGTACCCCGGAATGAAAATTCCGGGGTTTTACGTTTTCTGTAAACCATAAAACGCACTTTTTCAGGAAACGCCTTTTCTAGTCCAAAAACGCCATCCATCTCTATTTGGCACATTTTTTGCTATTAAAATTCGTCCGTTTCCTCGCTTGCACCCGTCCGGGTGGGCTATGACCAAAAGGTAAGGGAAACATCCATTCATAAGAGGCATTATGCTCGAAGAATTACATGAAGAATGCGGCGTTATCGGCATCTATAACGGCGATAACGTGGCACGCAACGTCGCTATGGGTCTCTACGCATTACAGCACCGCGGCCAAGAAAGCGCAGGCATTGCTGTTACAGACGGCGATAAAATAAGAATCCGAAAATCCATGGGGCTTGTTTCCACGCTCTTGCGGGAACACAATATCGACGAATTACAAGGTTTTTCTGGCATAGGCCACGTACGTTACAGTACCACAGGCGCATCCACACTCGCAAACGCACAACCGATTCTCGTGAGCTGCAAATGGGGACAAATTGCCGTTGCACACAACGGAAACATCACCAATGCCAACGAGCTTCGCGCCGAAATGGAAGCTGACGGACATATTTTCCAGACAACGTCTGACTCCGAAATCCTCCTCCACGAAATTGCACGTACCCACGCAGATACTTTGGGCGAAGCAATCAAAAAAGCGATTACAAAATTCACAGGAAGTTTTTGCCTAGTCTTTATCAGCAAGGACACCATGTACGTTGCCCGCGATGGCTTCGGTTTCCGCCCGCTCTCCATCGCCCGCATGGGAAAATCCTGGTGCGTCGCTAGTGAGACCTGCGCATTCGACTTGCTCGGCGCCCATTACGTTCGCGACATCCAGCCAGGCGAATTCCTGACAATTTCACAGAACGGGCTCCACTCGGAACGATTCACGCAAAAAGACAGACTCGCACACTGCATTTTCGAATACATCTATTTCAGCCGCCCTGATTCCAAGATTTTCGAACAAAGTTGCGACAAAATCCGCCGCAAGATGGGTAAGCAGCTCGCCAAGGAATGCCCCGTCGATGCAGACATCGTGATTTCCGTGCCCGACAGCGCCACAACAGCAGCGCTCGGCTACGCACAGGCTAGCGGCATCCGATTTGAAATCGGCCTTTTGCGCAATCACTATGTTGGCCGCACATTTATCGATCCCACGCAAAACGTCCGCGAACAAAAAGTCAAGCTCAAGTTCAACCCCATCGTAGGCGTTCTCAAGAACAAGCGCGTATGCGTCGTCGAAGACTCGATCGTTCGCGGCACCACGCTTAAGATTTTGTCCAAAATGCTCCGCGATGCAGGCGCACTCGAAGTCCACATCCGCATTGCATCGCCTCCTGTAGCGCACCCCTGTTTCTTCGGCATGGATTTCCCGAGCCAGGGCGAACTTGCCGCAAGTTCCATGACTCCAGACGAAATTGCCAAAATGCTCGGCGTCGAGAGCCTCGGCTACTTAAGCGTCGAAGGCATGAAGGAATGCACGGGCGAGGGCGAAAATTACTGCGCCGCCTGTTTTGACAACAACTATCCAGACTACATCGGGATTGATACGAACAAGACCCGTTGCGGCTAAAGCGCAAACGCAAAAAGAATTCTCTGTTGACTAAACAACCCCGGAACGAAAGTTCCGGGGTTTCATGTATTACGGCAAAAATTTAAGGATTCTCTTTCTTAAAGCCAGTCCGCAAAACTTGCGTCACTTGGCATGCGCCAGTCCGCACGGGGCGAAAGTGAAATCGTTCCGACCTTCGGACCATCCGGAATGCAGCTTC
It contains:
- a CDS encoding ammonium transporter — its product is MNEVATVATVNDAIFMTENIWIMISAMLVFIMGLGFACVEAGLVRAKCSANVAFKNIAVPAIGITMYALLGFGLMYPGTFNGILGFAGFGIGDWANPANFTAAYNGHFTLFTDWLFQAMFAATAATIVSGAVAERVKLNSFLVFTIAYVALVYPVVGSWTWGGGWLSTFGAHGFHDLAGSTLVHSVGGWAALAGVMILGPRIGKYVGGKVHAIPAHNIPLATIGVFMLWFGWWGFNAGSALNGDPKATSWILVTTNLAAVAGIITATLTSWIVSKKPDATMALNGCLAGLVAITAGADVVSPLSSWIIGAIAGVLVVGAVFMFDRLHLDDPVGALSVHLVNGVWGTLAVGIFDITGDYTLGTQAVGVLAYAVPCFAAASLIFFVIKKTMGLRVTEKQEMRGLDQAEHGQEAYSGFQIFSNM
- a CDS encoding P-II family nitrogen regulator: MKLVTAYIQPERLNFVKQALYENKIYKMSVTNVLGCGQQKGYNQRFRGVVTEVNLLKKICLKIAVNDEFVKPCIDAIIKGARTGEIGDGKIFVTSLEQCVRIRTGETGPEAIG
- the purF gene encoding amidophosphoribosyltransferase, whose protein sequence is MLEELHEECGVIGIYNGDNVARNVAMGLYALQHRGQESAGIAVTDGDKIRIRKSMGLVSTLLREHNIDELQGFSGIGHVRYSTTGASTLANAQPILVSCKWGQIAVAHNGNITNANELRAEMEADGHIFQTTSDSEILLHEIARTHADTLGEAIKKAITKFTGSFCLVFISKDTMYVARDGFGFRPLSIARMGKSWCVASETCAFDLLGAHYVRDIQPGEFLTISQNGLHSERFTQKDRLAHCIFEYIYFSRPDSKIFEQSCDKIRRKMGKQLAKECPVDADIVISVPDSATTAALGYAQASGIRFEIGLLRNHYVGRTFIDPTQNVREQKVKLKFNPIVGVLKNKRVCVVEDSIVRGTTLKILSKMLRDAGALEVHIRIASPPVAHPCFFGMDFPSQGELAASSMTPDEIAKMLGVESLGYLSVEGMKECTGEGENYCAACFDNNYPDYIGIDTNKTRCG